In one window of Armatimonadota bacterium DNA:
- a CDS encoding prepilin-type N-terminal cleavage/methylation domain-containing protein, with protein MSRHSRPTDGMTMIEVMVVLIIIAILAAIVVPIFGAFQYRQHMSVCAANLKTIGQALLMYRSDHLAFPPDASEWWVRPVGAEPGQRALGLSQLYYAYQAYAQATPMDYVMPPANYITEARVLHCPRAPSDRPDYGDWPYLGGYNVYDWNYRRDRSDIWPEQGLRKLTQPFPPDHTVVTWCPMHRDTPPADETDLGDVKPGDHDLVLWADGSVERMASRFDQYKAEQPR; from the coding sequence ATGTCACGGCATTCGCGACCGACCGACGGCATGACAATGATAGAGGTGATGGTGGTGCTCATCATCATCGCCATCCTCGCCGCCATCGTCGTGCCCATCTTTGGCGCGTTCCAGTACCGCCAGCACATGAGCGTGTGCGCCGCCAACCTCAAGACGATCGGCCAGGCGCTGCTCATGTACCGCAGCGACCACCTCGCGTTCCCGCCCGATGCAAGCGAGTGGTGGGTGCGGCCTGTCGGCGCCGAGCCGGGGCAGCGCGCGCTCGGGCTGTCGCAGCTCTACTACGCCTACCAGGCGTACGCGCAAGCGACGCCGATGGATTACGTCATGCCGCCCGCGAACTACATCACCGAAGCGCGCGTGCTGCATTGTCCGCGCGCACCGAGCGACCGGCCTGACTACGGCGACTGGCCGTACCTGGGAGGATACAACGTATACGACTGGAACTACCGTCGCGATAGGTCGGACATCTGGCCGGAGCAGGGCTTGCGCAAGCTGACCCAGCCGTTCCCGCCCGACCACACGGTGGTCACGTGGTGCCCGATGCACCGCGACACGCCGCCGGCGGACGAGACGGATCTCGGCGACGTCAAGCCGGGCGACCACGACCTCGTGCTGTGGGCGGACGGCAGCGTCGAGCGGATGGCATCCCGCTTCGACCAGTATAAGGCAGAGCAGCCGCGCTAG
- a CDS encoding prepilin peptidase, whose protein sequence is MADAIIAIFLFALGTAVGSFLNVCIYRLPRDESIVQPPSHCPACGERLRPLDLVPLLSFLALGRKCRYCGVPISWRYFVVELITGAAFLTAWLTSQEVWTAGAPAIAWLVGKLVFAGLFIAIFFIDLEHMIIPDELAFAGIGVGVVLDVAGILLWDKPLLTFGIPWTSWVLSLPASVVGIVVGAVFFILMELFSQLVFRKEGMGGGDLKLGAAIGALLGPAMALLSFALAVVAGALVGIVLIVTRLRRRHEYIPFGPFMVVCAFAVMLFPNAISDMVSQAYRAWYSTWSG, encoded by the coding sequence ATGGCGGATGCAATCATCGCCATCTTCTTGTTCGCCCTCGGCACAGCCGTGGGGAGCTTCCTCAACGTCTGCATCTACCGACTGCCGCGGGACGAGTCTATCGTCCAGCCGCCCTCGCACTGCCCGGCGTGCGGCGAGCGCCTGCGCCCGCTCGACCTCGTCCCGTTGCTCAGCTTCCTCGCCCTCGGGCGCAAATGCCGCTACTGCGGCGTCCCCATCAGTTGGCGCTACTTCGTGGTCGAGTTGATCACCGGCGCCGCATTCCTCACCGCGTGGTTGACGTCGCAGGAGGTGTGGACCGCCGGCGCGCCGGCGATCGCGTGGCTCGTCGGCAAGCTCGTGTTCGCGGGGCTGTTCATCGCCATCTTCTTCATCGACCTGGAGCATATGATCATCCCCGACGAGCTGGCGTTTGCCGGTATCGGGGTCGGCGTCGTCCTCGACGTCGCGGGTATCCTGCTGTGGGACAAGCCGCTCCTGACGTTCGGCATACCGTGGACGTCGTGGGTGCTGTCGCTGCCCGCCTCGGTGGTCGGCATCGTCGTCGGGGCCGTCTTCTTCATCCTCATGGAGCTGTTCAGTCAACTCGTCTTCCGCAAGGAAGGTATGGGCGGCGGCGACCTCAAGCTCGGCGCGGCAATCGGGGCTCTCCTCGGCCCCGCGATGGCGCTGCTGAGCTTCGCTCTCGCTGTGGTTGCCGGGGCGCTGGTCGGCATCGTCCTCATCGTGACGCGTCTGCGCCGACGCCACGAGTACATACCGTTCGGCCCGTTCATGGTGGTCTGCGCGTTCGCGGTCATGCTGTTCCCAAACGCGATCAGCGACATGGTCAGCCAGGCCTACCGGGCCTGGTATTCAACCTGGTCGGGGTGA
- a CDS encoding type II secretion system F family protein encodes MAVFSYVAKDALGKVHKGSTEAENEQVLVRRLREKGFWVQKVSEERAAPAEGAARPARKGFVIFGRVSGRDLSIFCRQFATMMNAGVSLVRCLAVLEEQTSSLRLREIIRDIQASVEAGETLSRALTKYPGVFTNLFVGLVRAGEVGGVLDETLNRLSTFLEEDQRLKRRIKSAMTYPTLVLVFAVLIVLGLVTFIIPRFMELFEELGVKELPLPTQILVSCSDFMKSKWYIIIIGAVLLWTAFSRYIRTRTGKRQWDWVKLRIPVFGKLNHKVAIARFSRTLGTLLVSGVPILQALETVAGAIDNEIISDAVMAARAAIREGERIGDPLAKSGLFPPMVVQMISIGEETGSLDAMLSKVADFYESEVEATLQSLTAALEPVMIVLLGGIVGFIVISMFLPLIAIINELAGGGGM; translated from the coding sequence ATGGCAGTTTTCAGCTACGTCGCAAAAGACGCCCTGGGCAAGGTGCACAAGGGCAGCACCGAGGCCGAAAACGAGCAGGTGCTGGTGCGCCGCCTGCGCGAGAAGGGCTTCTGGGTGCAGAAGGTCAGCGAGGAGCGGGCCGCCCCTGCGGAGGGGGCCGCGCGCCCCGCCCGCAAAGGCTTCGTCATCTTCGGCCGCGTCAGCGGGCGTGACCTTTCCATTTTCTGCCGCCAGTTCGCGACGATGATGAACGCCGGCGTGTCGCTGGTGCGCTGCCTCGCCGTGCTCGAGGAGCAAACCAGCAGCCTGCGCCTGCGCGAAATCATCCGGGATATCCAGGCATCGGTCGAGGCGGGCGAGACCCTGTCGCGCGCGCTGACCAAGTATCCCGGCGTGTTCACCAACCTCTTCGTCGGCTTGGTGCGAGCCGGTGAGGTCGGCGGTGTGCTCGACGAGACGCTCAATCGCCTCTCCACCTTCCTCGAGGAAGATCAGCGCCTCAAGCGCAGGATCAAGTCGGCGATGACCTACCCGACCCTGGTCCTCGTCTTCGCCGTCCTGATCGTGCTCGGCCTGGTGACCTTCATCATCCCGCGCTTCATGGAGTTGTTCGAGGAGCTGGGGGTCAAGGAGCTGCCGCTGCCGACGCAGATCCTGGTGAGCTGCTCCGACTTCATGAAAAGCAAGTGGTACATCATAATCATCGGCGCGGTTCTGCTGTGGACCGCGTTCAGCCGCTACATCAGAACGCGCACCGGCAAGCGCCAGTGGGACTGGGTCAAGCTCCGTATACCCGTGTTCGGGAAGCTCAACCATAAGGTCGCGATCGCGCGCTTCTCCCGCACTCTGGGGACTCTGCTGGTCAGCGGCGTCCCCATCCTCCAGGCGCTGGAGACCGTCGCCGGGGCGATCGACAACGAGATCATATCCGACGCCGTCATGGCCGCCCGCGCCGCCATTCGCGAAGGCGAACGCATCGGCGACCCGCTGGCCAAGAGCGGCCTGTTCCCTCCCATGGTGGTGCAGATGATCTCCATCGGCGAGGAGACCGGTTCTCTCGATGCGATGCTCAGCAAGGTCGCCGACTTCTACGAGAGCGAAGTCGAGGCCACGCTCCAGAGCTTGACGGCCGCGCTGGAGCCGGTCATGATCGTCCTGCTCGGGGGCATCGTCGGCTTCATCGTCATCTCCATGTTCCTCCCCCTGATCGCCATCATCAACGAGTTGGCGGGCGGGGGCGGGATGTAA
- a CDS encoding prepilin-type N-terminal cleavage/methylation domain-containing protein — protein MGTHSQAESYRSQVRSRFGALSRGGGFTLIELLVVIGIIAILAAIVIPVYNRATEKGRQATCLSNMHTIALAIKMYQMDYKVNPQAYDPVTGYGGVTALYLEDYMTNMKNLRCPDDSTAVDQYIALYRDLAADPDAFDTLWTTSRYFLEHYSSYNTDHTAITIVGGAPDGPYQLYNRNGYANPATAGGYGLSLLDPPATFGIKYPGLCNRWAPDETIVSHCPYHRDFFGGEAGWQDIVVRVGGDATMFQVASYDWVNQPPQ, from the coding sequence ATGGGCACTCACAGCCAGGCTGAGAGTTACCGAAGTCAAGTGAGGAGCAGATTCGGGGCGCTGAGTCGCGGGGGCGGCTTCACGCTTATCGAGCTGCTAGTGGTCATCGGCATTATCGCCATCTTGGCCGCCATCGTCATTCCGGTTTACAACAGGGCGACCGAGAAGGGCCGCCAGGCGACCTGCTTGAGCAACATGCACACCATCGCCCTTGCCATCAAGATGTACCAGATGGATTACAAGGTCAATCCGCAGGCCTACGATCCGGTGACGGGGTACGGGGGCGTCACCGCCCTCTATCTCGAGGACTACATGACCAACATGAAGAACCTGCGCTGCCCGGACGACTCGACGGCGGTCGATCAGTACATAGCGCTCTACCGCGATCTGGCGGCGGACCCGGACGCCTTCGATACGCTGTGGACCACCAGCCGCTATTTCCTCGAGCACTACAGCAGCTACAACACTGATCACACGGCGATCACCATCGTCGGAGGCGCGCCGGACGGCCCGTACCAGCTGTATAACCGCAACGGCTACGCGAACCCCGCCACCGCCGGCGGCTACGGCTTGAGTCTGCTCGACCCACCTGCGACGTTTGGCATCAAGTACCCCGGCCTGTGCAATCGGTGGGCGCCTGACGAGACCATTGTGAGCCACTGCCCCTATCACCGCGATTTCTTCGGCGGCGAAGCCGGGTGGCAGGATATCGTGGTGAGGGTCGGCGGCGACGCGACCATGTTCCAGGTCGCCAGCTACGACTGGGTCAATCAGCCGCCGCAGTAG